In the Desulfovibrio legallii genome, CGCCAGAGTGTCCGCCACCGGGCAGGCCGCGCCCGCGAGTTTGCCTAGGTGTTCCTTGCTGTCCACCATGCCCGCCAGGCTGTAGCCCGGTTCCATGGCGGCCAGATGGCTGATGGTCCGGCCCATGCGGCCGTTGGCCCCTACGACGATGATTGCCGTGCTCATGGCGTCTCCTCTCTATTATTCCGGCGCGACGCCGGATTGGTGCAACAAGTCCTTAAATGCCGCTTCATCCAAAACGGCCACACCCAGGTCGCGCGCCTTGTCCAGCTTGCTTCCCGGTTTGTCGCCTACCACCAGATAGTCCAGTTTTTTGCTCACGCTGTTGACGGCAATGGCTCCCGCGGCCTCGGCCAGTTTTTGCGCCTTGTCGCGGGGCATGTCCAGTGATCCGGTAAACAACACGCGCTTGTCCGCAAGCGGCCCGGAAGGCCGCGCCGCAGCGGCAGCGTCGCCCTCCCCGCTCTGTGGCCAGAGGCCCAGGGCCTTGAGACGGGCCAAGGTTTCCCGGTTAGCCGGGCTGTCAAAAAAATTGCGGATGGAGGAAGCCACCTCCGGCCCCACGTCGGGCAGGGCCTGCAAGGTTGCGGCCGAAGCGTTTTCCAGCGCGTCCAGATCGCAAAAATGCCCGGCCAGGGTGCGCGCCGTCTGCTCGCCCACATGGCGGATGCCCAGGGCGCTGATCAGTCGCCGCAGATCAGCCGTATGCCGAGCCGCATCCAGGGCGTCCACAAACTTCTGCGCCAGCACCTCGCCCATGCGCTCAAAGCCCAGCAATTCCTGCGCGGTCAGCGTAAAAAGATCGGCCGGGGACTGCACCCGTCCGCTGGTCACCAGCTGTTCTATCCACTTCTGCCCCACGCCCTGCACGTCCAGCCCGGCCTTGGACACAAAGTGCGTGATGGCCCGTAGGCGGATGGCCGGGCAGGTCAGATTTTCGCAACGCCAGGCGGCTTCGCCCTCTTCCCGGTATACGGGCTGCCCGCAGGCCGGGCAGGTACGGGGAAAGACAAAGGGCACAGCCCCGGCGGGCCGTTTTTCCAGCACAGGGCCCACCACTTCGGGGATGACGTCGCCGGCGCGCTGCACCATGACCGTATCCCCCACCCGGACGTCGCGGGCGCGGATTTCGTCCTCATTGTGCAGAGTGGCGCGGGAAACCAGCGCTCCGCCCACGGCCACGGGCTCAAGCACGGCCACGGGCGTGAGCGCGCCCGTGCGCCCTACCTGCACTTCAATGGTTTTGAGCAGGGTCTGCGCCTGCATGGCCGGAAACTTGA is a window encoding:
- the ligA gene encoding NAD-dependent DNA ligase LigA produces the protein MASQSPSTPRQHSLPLSGPSAAERERARWLAAELERHNYLYHTLDAPEISDDAYDALFRELTALEGRWPELRAPDSPTLRVGGGLLGGLDKKAHSRRMYGLDNVFSSAEWREFVERMRRAWDADLNGPLPLAFWCDPKLDGLALEIIYENGVLCEALTRGDGFTGEVVTAAVRTIRTVPLRLRGEGPFPARLEVRGEVVMYKQDFAALNDRQEALGQKPFANPRNAAAGTLRQLDLSVTEARPLRFLAYSLGEAQWPPATPCRLQSGLMARLADYGFLTPPQGRLCRSLEEVDDYVAWVRQERPDFLMQIDGAVAKLDDLEAQAALGYTARAPRFAVAFKFPAMQAQTLLKTIEVQVGRTGALTPVAVLEPVAVGGALVSRATLHNEDEIRARDVRVGDTVMVQRAGDVIPEVVGPVLEKRPAGAVPFVFPRTCPACGQPVYREEGEAAWRCENLTCPAIRLRAITHFVSKAGLDVQGVGQKWIEQLVTSGRVQSPADLFTLTAQELLGFERMGEVLAQKFVDALDAARHTADLRRLISALGIRHVGEQTARTLAGHFCDLDALENASAATLQALPDVGPEVASSIRNFFDSPANRETLARLKALGLWPQSGEGDAAAAARPSGPLADKRVLFTGSLDMPRDKAQKLAEAAGAIAVNSVSKKLDYLVVGDKPGSKLDKARDLGVAVLDEAAFKDLLHQSGVAPE